The genomic window CTTTTTTATTTATAAACTTAAAAATATTAATATAAATACTTAAAAAGCATATAAACAATAAATAAATTTAATAAAATATAGAAAAAAATAAAATTATTTAATATAATAATTAAAATTATTGAATTATCACTTGACAAATAAAAAATATAGGTATATAATAATAATGAAATTAAAAATATTAAGCAGAAAATTAAAAATATTAAACAAAAACTTATTTATGATATTAAAAAATCAAAAGGAGGAAATGAAATGATGAGAAAACAGTTTATAAGAAAAGACTTTATGAAGAATTCTTTTGACAGACTTGCTGAGGAAAATTTAGAGGTATTACAACATAGTATGAGAATATTTTAAGGAGGGAATGACATGTTTAGAAAAAATGATTTGAGAAGAGATTTATTTGAAAATTCTTTTGACAGACTTGCTGAAGAAAATATTAAAGTACTCCAAGAGAGTTATAAACTATTTTAAAAATAGGGGGGATGGGATATGATTATAAAAAGAAAAAACAAGGCTAGATCGTACTACGCTGGATTTGATAGATTGGACAATGAATTGAATAAAATTTGGATGGAAAATTCAAGAAGAATAAAGAATATATAAGTAAATATATTCTCACCCAAAAAAAAGAAGACATCTTTATAAGCAAGATGTCTTCTTTTCTTTATATAAGGTCAATAATATTTTCAAAAGAAATATTTCCTTTGATTTGTCCATTATTTTTTCCTCCGCCACCTTTGGTGGAGTGTTCATTATTTATAGATTTAATTAGGGTTCCAACATTGACTGAATCAGATTGGATTTTATAAGTGTCATTATCTTTCAAAATGAAAATAAAATTTTCTTTATCAAAATTTTTATAAACATATTCGAAAGATTCATCTTCTTTTTCAAGATAGAAAATATTAATATTATTAACTATTTTAAAAGGTTCAAGATTTTTTATTAAATTATTTGCTTTGTAAGAATATAGATTATCAAGTTCTTTTTTTTGAATATCGTTTTCTTCAATGATTTTAGTAATTTTAGAAACGAAATCTTCTTTGTTTGTGTTTAGAATAGTTCCTAGTTCATTTAATATGGATTCACTACTTTTTAAATAATTAAGAACTCTTTCACCAGCAAGAAAATAAATTCTCATATAACCATTTTTAATATTTTCAGTTTTTATTATTTTTATCATGTTTATTTCTAATGTATTTTTTACATGAAAACCACCACAAGCAGAGGCATCTAAGTTTTCGATGTAAATAACTCTAATATCTTCAGTAATTTTTTCTGAAATATCTTTCCTCAGGGATAAATTTTCTGCTTCAGATCTATCATAATTCTTTTCATAGACATCGAGATTTTCATTAACTTTCTCATTTGATATGTCTTCAATCTTATTGATTAAATCTCCAGATATTCTTTTGTCAATATCTATAGTTGAGTATTCTTCAGACATTCTAAATCCAACTGTATTTAGACCATATGAATCTTTCATTATTGCAGAAATTATATGTTGAGCGGTATGTTGTTTTGAAATATCTTTTTGATTGTTCTTATCTAATTTTATTTGATTTTCTCCAACATTTAATTCTCTATCTACTAATATATAGTTTTCATCAACATATTTTATATTTGCTTTATCTATTTGTCCTCGGTCTCCTAATTGACCGCCTTTTCCATCTGGATATAAGGGGTTTTTTTCTACAAATATTTTGTAATTATTTTTTTCTTTTTCCACTTTTAATATATTAACAATCATAAAATCACCCTATTTATTAGTTGTTTTAATGTATTTGGAATAATTTAAATCAGTAATATCAAAAGCATTACTGATTTTATTTGACCATTTAAGGTTTATTGGGTGTTCTAATTTTGAAGAAATAATAGTTTCAAAACCATTTTCTTTAACATATCTCAACAATGTAGATATATTTGACAAGCTAGCCATTTTGCTGATTGAAAAAACAAATCCAGTTGAGTAATCTTTGATTCTATAAAAATCAAAAATATTATGAAAAGATTCATCCCAATAAACTTTGTATCCCATATTTAAATACTTTTTTGCAATATGTTCTTGACCATATTTAAAAGGTTGTTCTAAAGTAATGGATATATCTTTTTTTATATTGTTGATGATAAAATCTATTTCATAGGAATTGTATAAGCCAGAAAAATCTACTGTTAAATCTGCATTTTTATGATTATTTACTATCTCGATTAGTTTTTTAGGGTCAACATATGATTCTACATCGAATTTTATATAAGAACTATCTGAAACGGTATTTTTAGTATTTTCATTAATGATTATTCTTTCATAATCATTTTTTTTGTGATGATCGTTAAGATCAAAATAATAATTTTCAAGGTTTATATTATTTTTATTTGAGATATAATCGTATACTGCTAAAAAAACTGTAGTTTTTGCTGCCATGTCTTTTTTTATTATAGAGTGAACTTTATTTTCAAATTCTAGTATATGGTTTAAATCTTCAAAATTTTCTGTAATTTTTCTTAAAGATTCAACTATAGCCATCGAAGTTTTAAAAGTTTCTCCAAATTCTTTGTTTGGTGTTGCAGCACCGATACCTTCTATATTTTCATTGTCTATAATTTTAAATACAAGGTGTTCTTTCCATTCTTGATCTAAGTTTTTTAAAATACTTCTTTCTTGCCAATAGTAAACATCTCTTTTTCTCATATACAATCAGCCCTTATATGTTTTTTAATAATAATAACCATAAAAGTGGAAAAATGTAACCAATTATTGGTGATAGAAAAATTTCTTTTTTTCTAAATTTCTCAAAAAGATATTTATAAGTAATTCCTATAATTACAGTTATTATTGCATAAAGGTGCATTTGATTCACTAAAAATATGAATAGGACCATCCTTTCTGTCATTCCGGTAGTATCTTTTTTTTCTAAAGGAAATATTTTTAAATATCTAAAAAAATAAGTTACTAATCCGGTTACCAATATTAATCCTAAAATATAATATTGAAAAGTTAAGCTCAAAAATGAATCCGCAAAAATATTTTTTGTAAAAAAACTGATTACTATGAAAACAAGAATTACAGAAAATTCTTTTAAAGGTGTAGAATTGATTTTTTTTCTATAAAAATCCCATAAAACATGGATAGCAATACCCAAAGATATTAAAAGAATTCCTGAAAAAGATCCTAAAACGTCAAAACTAAAAGCTAAAAAAGCTATTACTGCCCAAATAATATGGTATAAAGTGTTGTCTTTTTTATTTAATTTTTCAGAAAAAACATTTGTAAAAGCAAAGTCGCTTACAAGGTGAGCTAATAATAAATTTATTGCGAACATGTTTACCTCCTAAAGAAAATCTATTTCTCCATTATTTCCCTCTGATATATATAAAGCTTTTTTTAATCTTTCCATTATTTCATCTATGGATTCTTGTGGGTCAGAAACTTGAGTTATTCCAAAAGCAAGATTCACATCAAAGTTTATATTTTTTATCTTGGATACCCTTCTTTTAATTCTTTCACAAGCTATTTCAGCATTTCTCAATTCTGTGTTTGGAAGCATTATTCCAAATTCTTTTCGAGATATTTTCATTACTTCATCAGTTTTTCTGGTTGATACTTTTATCATTTTTAGTATTTCTTTTACTGTATCATCAATGTTTATGTTAGACAAATAGTTTTTAAATTTGTAAAAATCCATAATAGATACATAAGCTAAGGAAAAAGAACCGCCATTTCTGTTGATCTTATCTAATTCATTTTGGATTCTTAATTTAAAGGCTCCTTTACTACCTCTTGACATAACAAAATAAATTGCATTTTGAATAGAAATTCTGATTAAGTCTTTGTCAAAAGATGAAAGGATAAAACCTATTCCGTCATATTTAAATAATATTTTACTGTTTATTTCTTCTATATTTTCTTTTACTACAATATGCGGAAAAGAATAATTCAATTCTTCATTGGTTATAGCAAAATCAGAATTAAAAATGTCTTTTTCCTCTATAGATATGTTGTTTTCGTTTAGTACCTCTAAAACTATAGGTTTAATTACATGATCGATGTTCAAATAGCATGAATAAATTGATTTCATTATGCATCATCCTTTTTGACAGCCCAATACTCTTTTGGAACTTTAGTTAGTCTTGAGTAATCTCCTTTTTCCCTTCCGAATTTGGCACAAGGTTTGTTGTTTACTTCAACAATATCTGCTGTAAAATCTACTTTAGTTTTCAATAAGGATGAGCCAACCCCATAAAGATCTACTGGTACATCAAGCATTTCAAATAATTTAATTTTTTCTTCGTTAAATCCACCAGAAACCATTATTTTTAAATCTTTTAAACCATTTTTATCAAATATTTTTCTTGCCTTCCACACTAATTCTGGATTAACCCCTAATGAATTTTTGTCCCTTGGAGTTACCGATTTATCTCTTAATTGTCCTGAAGTATCGAATCTAACACCCCATATTTTGCCTTTACCAGAACCAATTATCTCAGAAGGGTCTGTGTGTCCTTCAATGAATTTTTCGCCCTTCATATATTCATAAAAATTTTTAATGACGTCAAAGGTAGTTTCGACAACATCATTGTCCCAATCAACTAAAACAAGCCTATTAATTTCGGGTTTAATATGTTTGTCAAATGCAATTGCGGCATCAGCTGTGCTACCGTCATAAGAAGCAATTAAGGCATGAGGAATTGTTCCCATAGATTCTATACCCCAATAATCAGCATTAGCATCAGTAGAAACACCAAAAGCTCCAGCTTTCAATGCAGCATAACCATCGGTTGTTTGAACCCAAAAATGATCAAATCTTGCACTAAAAAATGTTATAGGTTTTCCATTTGCTGCTTCAACAACTTTTTTTGTTGATGTGGCTGTACTTGTGGCCCTTGATAAAACACCAAGAAGCAAAGTCTCAAGATGGCCAAAGTATTTAGGATTACCTTCTATCACTAATACTGGTTCCATGTTATTTGCTCTATCCCCATCATATAAAGCTTTGATGTTTATGTCATTCCATTTGTCAACCCATAGTTCGTTTAGTTTCATTCTAAGATCCCATTTTTTTGATGTTACATTTAGTAGGTCTTCCTTATCCATTCTACTGGCGGCATCCTGTAAATTTTTTTCTAATTTTAAAATTTGGTTGAATATATTTTCAGCCTTTTCTTCATCTTTATAATATCCTGTTCCATATTTTAATATTGCCAAGGCTTCGTCTATTCCAACTATTACAGAATCTTTTCTTGGGAAAAACTGATAAATAACATTAATATCTTTTTTATCTTTTTTAAGTACTTCAACAAACCGAGTAAAGTATTTGTCTGTGTAGTAGCCCATACGAACTTTATCAATTGGGACTTTGAATAGATTTGGATGTAGCCTTTTATATTTTGATTGTTTCATCTTATCACCTCAATTTTTTCATTTTCAATTAGAGCTTTTTTCCATTCAGGACCATTTCCAAAATTTCCAAGTGTGCCATCGCTTTTGATTACCCGATGACATGGGATTATCACTGGTAGTGTATTATTTTTCATCAATGTACCTACCGCTCTATAAGCTTTTTTGTTTGTAACTCTATTTGTTAATTGTTTATAACTAATAGTTTCACCAAAGTTTGTATTATATAACTCCAGATAAACTTTTTTTGCAAATTCAGTTTTCCCTGGATTTACAAAATATTTTAAGGGGATTTTTTTATTATATTTGATTAGCTCGTCAAATAGTGTATAAAAAAAATCTTTCTCTTCATTAATTTTGCCAGTTTTCTCATTTTTAATTTCTATTTTATAAAATTTGTTGTCTTTTATTGTGATATCAAAATGACCTTTGTAAAAAGGATATTTTATTTTTCTCATGCTTGTAACTCCTTGAAATCAACAGGGACAACTCTTGTTATACCACCTTTCATTGTAATTCCGTGGAATACATCTGCAATTTCCATGACCAATTTGTTGTGCGTTATCATCAAAAATTGCGATTTTTCAGCGTTGTCGTTTATTAATTCAGAAATTTTACTGGCATTTATGTCATCTAACGGAGCGTCAATTTCATCTAATATGTAAAAAGGACTGGGGTTTAGTGACATCATTGCAAAAAGAAATGCTATAGCTATCAAAGCTTTTTCTCCCCCAGAAAACAAGGAAAGTTTTTGAAATTTTCTTCCTGATTTTTTTACTGAAATTTGAATACCTTTTTCAAAAGAAAAACCTTCTCCAATCAGCCGCAATTCACCATATCCATTTGGAAATAGAGATTGTATATATTTACCAAACTCTTCATTCAAAGCAGCATGAAAGTTTGAGTATTTATTTTCTGCAAATTCATCAAGTTGATTTATTGAATTTTTAAGAGAGGTTATGGATTCTTCAATATCTTCTTTTTCTTCTTTTTTAGAATTGTATTCTTCATTCACTTCGTTGTATTCTT from Geotoga petraea includes these protein-coding regions:
- a CDS encoding alanyl-tRNA editing protein: MIVNILKVEKEKNNYKIFVEKNPLYPDGKGGQLGDRGQIDKANIKYVDENYILVDRELNVGENQIKLDKNNQKDISKQHTAQHIISAIMKDSYGLNTVGFRMSEEYSTIDIDKRISGDLINKIEDISNEKVNENLDVYEKNYDRSEAENLSLRKDISEKITEDIRVIYIENLDASACGGFHVKNTLEINMIKIIKTENIKNGYMRIYFLAGERVLNYLKSSESILNELGTILNTNKEDFVSKITKIIEENDIQKKELDNLYSYKANNLIKNLEPFKIVNNINIFYLEKEDESFEYVYKNFDKENFIFILKDNDTYKIQSDSVNVGTLIKSINNEHSTKGGGGKNNGQIKGNISFENIIDLI
- a CDS encoding GGDEF domain-containing protein, yielding MKSIYSCYLNIDHVIKPIVLEVLNENNISIEEKDIFNSDFAITNEELNYSFPHIVVKENIEEINSKILFKYDGIGFILSSFDKDLIRISIQNAIYFVMSRGSKGAFKLRIQNELDKINRNGGSFSLAYVSIMDFYKFKNYLSNINIDDTVKEILKMIKVSTRKTDEVMKISRKEFGIMLPNTELRNAEIACERIKRRVSKIKNINFDVNLAFGITQVSDPQESIDEIMERLKKALYISEGNNGEIDFL
- a CDS encoding nicotinate phosphoribosyltransferase, whose translation is MKQSKYKRLHPNLFKVPIDKVRMGYYTDKYFTRFVEVLKKDKKDINVIYQFFPRKDSVIVGIDEALAILKYGTGYYKDEEKAENIFNQILKLEKNLQDAASRMDKEDLLNVTSKKWDLRMKLNELWVDKWNDINIKALYDGDRANNMEPVLVIEGNPKYFGHLETLLLGVLSRATSTATSTKKVVEAANGKPITFFSARFDHFWVQTTDGYAALKAGAFGVSTDANADYWGIESMGTIPHALIASYDGSTADAAIAFDKHIKPEINRLVLVDWDNDVVETTFDVIKNFYEYMKGEKFIEGHTDPSEIIGSGKGKIWGVRFDTSGQLRDKSVTPRDKNSLGVNPELVWKARKIFDKNGLKDLKIMVSGGFNEEKIKLFEMLDVPVDLYGVGSSLLKTKVDFTADIVEVNNKPCAKFGREKGDYSRLTKVPKEYWAVKKDDA
- a CDS encoding methylated-DNA--[protein]-cysteine S-methyltransferase, encoding MRKIKYPFYKGHFDITIKDNKFYKIEIKNEKTGKINEEKDFFYTLFDELIKYNKKIPLKYFVNPGKTEFAKKVYLELYNTNFGETISYKQLTNRVTNKKAYRAVGTLMKNNTLPVIIPCHRVIKSDGTLGNFGNGPEWKKALIENEKIEVIR